Part of the Bacillota bacterium genome is shown below.
CGAAGGGGTTGGACGCCTCCGCCGACCGGCGCCAGGCCTCCGGGTCGGCCAGCAGGCGGTCGAGGACTCGCCGGATGCCGGGGTAGTCGTTCCCGGCCAGGTGGACGGTGCCCGCCTCCACCCCCTCGGGGCGCTCGCTGACCTGGCGCGCAAGGACCACCGGCGTGTGGAGCGACGGGGCTTCCTCCTGGATGCCGCCGGAGTCGGTGACGATCACGTGGGCGCGCCGCATCAACTGGGCCCAGACGCCGTATGGCTGGGGCTCGATCAGGCGGACCCGCTGCCGGCCGGCCGTTCCGCGGCGGACGGCCTCCTGGACGATCGGATTGGGGTGGACGGAATAGAGGACCAGCACGTCGGGATGCGCCTGGGCCGAGTCGGCCACGGCGCGGGCCACTTCCTCGATCGCTCCGTCCCAGCTCTCCCGCCGGTGGGTTTCGGCCAGGACCAGGCGGCCCTGCCAGCCGTCCGAGAGCTTCCCGGCGGCGGCGATCTCGTCCGCCGCGGGATGCTCCACCGTCCAGAGGAGCGCGTCGATGGCCGTGTTGCCCGTGACCAGGATGCCTTCCGGGGCGATTCCCTCGCGGAGCAGGTTCTCCCGCGCCCGGGCGGTGGGGGCGAAGTGGAGGCTGGAGAGGTGGTCGGTCAGCAGCCGGTTGGCTTCCTCGGGGAAGGGGGCGTCCAGCCGGAAGCTCCGCAGGCCCGCCTCGACGTGGCCCACCGGGATCCGGCGGTAGAAGGCGGCCAGCGCCCCTGCCAGGGTGGTCGTGGTGTCGCCGTGGACCAGCACCAGGTCGGGGTCCCAGCGCCCCAGCTCGGCATGGAGACGGAGCAGGGCGCGCGACGTCAACTCCTCCAGCGGCTGGCCCGGCTGCATCAGGCCCAGGTCGGCATCGGCCGTCAGGCCGAACTGCTCCATCACCTGGTCCAGCAGCTCCCGGTGCTGGGCGGTGAGGAGCACGCGCACGTCGAGGCCGGGACGCCCGGAGAGCGCCCGCACCACCGGGGCCATCTTGATCGCCTCGGGGCGGGTGCCGAAGATGCAGACGACACGCTTCTCCCGTCGCTCGCGCTCGGCCGGCAACGCTGCTCAGAGCCCCGCCTGGTGGTGGGGCGGCACGCCCGCTCGCGTCCCCGCCGGCTTGCCCACCGGAGCCGGTCCCCTGGGCGCGGTCTCCGCACGCGTGCCGGACGGGTCGGAAGCCTGCCCTGCCCCCGCCGCCTTCCGGTCCGTCGTCTCGAGGAGGCCGAATGTCCGCGCGGCGTAGACCAGGGAGATCGCCAGGAAGGCGAAGATGAAGAAGCCGACCCAGAGGGTGGCCTCGCTGATGGCGATGGCTCCCACGCCCAGCCAGCCGGTCACCATGTAGAGGAGGAGCACCGCCTCGCGCTGGCTGAGGCCCATGGCCAGCAGCCGGTGGTGGAGGTGGTCCCGGTCGGCGGTGCCGATCGACTGGTGACGCCGCGCCCGGCGAACGATGGCGAAGGCCGTGTCCAGGATGGGCACGCCCAGGGCCAGGGTGGGCACGGCAAGGGCCACGGCCGCGGCGCCCTTGGCCATGCCCTGGACGGCGGTGGTGGCCAGGGTGAAGCCCAGGAAGAGCGCCCCCGCGTCACCCATGAAGATCTTGGCGGGCGGGAAGTTGTAAGGAAGGAAGCCCAGCGTGGCTCCCATCAGCGCCGCGGCCCCCATCACCGCCACCGGCTCCTGATGCGACTGGATGGCTCCCAGGAGCATGGTGCCCGATACGATGGCCGTGATGCCGGCGGCCAGCCCGTCCAGGCCGTCGGCAAGGTTGATCACGTTCATCACCGCCACCAGCCAGACCATCGTCAGCGGGGCGCCCCACCAGCCCAAATGCCAGAAGTCGGCGCCGAAAGGATCCTTCAGGTAGGTGATCCGCAGCCCGCCCCAGGTGACGGTGACCAGCGCCACCCCCACCTGGCAGAGGAGCTTCAGCCAGGCAGGCATCCGGAAGAGGTCGTCGATCAACCCCACCAGAAGGATCAGCACGCCCCCGGCGATGAAGCCGCGGAAGAGGGGATCCTGCGCATGGCCGCCCGCCACCAGGGAAAGAATGACGGCGAGGCCGATCGCCAGCCCGCCCAGGTAGGGCACCGGCTGCGTGTGGACGCTCCGCCGGTTGGGGCGGTCCAGGGCACCGGTCGCCAGGGCGAGGCGCCGCATCAGCGGCGTGGCACCCAGGCTGACGGCGAAGGCGACCACCAGCACGATCCAGAAGCGCTGGTTCAGCAGATCCCCGAGCGGCACAGCTTGCACCTCCGGCACACGGCCCATTCTAGACCAGCCGCAGGGCGCGCGTCAGGTTCCGGCTCCTGGACGCTCGTCCAGCCGCAGGTAGCCCTTGCGGATCAGCTTCTCCACGTGCCGGGCGAGCGACTGGTCGATGTCGACGCCCATCTCGTCCTCCAGGACAAACATCATGGTGACCGCCGTCTGGGCGACGTCCAGCAGCTCCTCGCTGATGGCGCGGGCCACCTCAAGGGAGTCGCGGCGCTCCTGCTCGCCGCTCATGGCCCGGTACTTCCCGATGGCCTGGCTCAGCTCGCCCGCTTCCTCCATCAGCTTGAGCGCGGTCGATTCGAGCGTCGGCCGGAGGTTGTTCAGGCGGGGGAGGGCGATGGTCTTGGTCTCCATCTCAGCGCGACGCCTCCCGGCTGGCGTCGAGCTCGTCCACCTTGGCGACGCGCCGCGCGTGGCGTCCCCCGGCGAAGGAAGCGGACATCCAGATCCCCACGATCTCCTCCGCCACGCCCGGCCCCAGCACCCGCCCGCCGAGGCAGAGGACGTTGGCGTCGTTGTGTTCCCGAGAGAGGCGCGCCGTATAGGCGTCGTGGCAGAGTGCCGCGCGGACGCCGGGGACCTTGTTGGCCGTGATGCTCATGCCGATCCCGGTGCCGCAGACCAGCACGGCCCGGTCCACCTGCCCGCGCGCCACCGCCTCCGCCACGGGGCGGGCGATGTCCGGGTAGTCGCAGGCTTCCTCCGAGTCCGTGCCGAAGTCGACCACCTGGTGGCCGGCCTGCTCCAGCCAGTGGCGCACCGCTTCCTTGAGGCGAAAACCGCCGTGGTCCGCACCCAGAGCCACCTTCATGAGGAGCTCCTCCCTTCGCTCTCCAGACGCTCCACAAGACGCTCCGAGAGCCGCCGGAGCTGCGCGGCCACCCCCCGGTAGAGGCTGACGTCGGCGCCGACCGGGTCCGCCACCTCCAGCGTCTCCACCACGCCCTCCTCCTCGGCGGCGCGCCAGCCGTCGGGGTTGGCGTACTCGGCCAGGACGAAGCAGCGTTCACCCGCTTCCGGGAAGCGGCGGCGAAACTCGTCGCGCTGCCGGCGGGTCATGGTCAGGACCAGGTCGGCCCAGTCGGCCAGCTCCGCCGTGACCGGCCGGGAGCGGTGGCGTTCCAGCTCCTCCCTGGCCTCGGGGAGCACCTCGCGCGTCAGGCTCGCCGCCGGCGCGCCCTCCACCGCGTGCAGGCCCGCCGAGCGCACCTCCAGCCCCTCACCGCCCGCCCGGCGACGGATTAACGCCTCCGCCATGGGGCTCCGGCAGGTGTTGCCGTCGCAGAGGACCAGCAGGTGGAGGCGCGGGCGGTCGCTCATGGTGTCACCTCCGTCGTCTCCGCCGTCCTCCGGCGCCGAGGCTCGCCCTTACCCGGGCTGACCGGCGTCCCGGGTCAGGGTCAGGAGCGCCTCCCTCCTCTCGTCGGGCCGGCTCAGCCAGGCGATCCGGCCGGGATCGGCCGCGCCGAGGGGGTACATGGGTCGGCCCTGCTCCAGGCCCAGCGCCCGGAGATCTCGCGGCGGCAACGCGCGCGGATCGGGCAGGCGGGTGTAATGGGGGTTCTCCACCCACTCCATCTCGCCGTCTTCTTCCAGCTCGTAGTAGGCCGCGCCGTGCGCGCGGGCGTAGGGCCGGTAATCGGAGGCGAAGGAGGCGTCGACCCAGTTGGCCATCGCCAGCGGGCCCGGGCCCGGGTTGATGGTGACGTGCCCGTAGCCCGGAGGCATGACCACGACGTCGCCCGGTCCGGCGTCGACGATCACCACGTCCTCCAGCTCGTCGTCGCCGGCGCCCCGCTTCTGCAGCAGGAAGTGCGCCCGCCCGTAGAGCACCTGATAGACCTCCGGATAGGCGAGGCGCCCTCCCGGCGGGAGCGGGTGGTAGTGCCCGTAGGTCTTGACCGGCTCCTGGCCGAGCCGCGCGTCGACCAGCACGGTGACGTCGTAGCGCACCCCGGCTGCGCGGATCCGCTCGGCTTCCTCGTCGCGCGCCAAGCCCCGGTACATGAAGTAGAGCTCCTCCGGGCCGCCCGCCCGGGGATCGCGCAGGACCTCCCGCATCGCCTCCAGCCGCCGGACGTCCGGTTCGACGGGCCTGACGCCCGGACCGAAGGAAAGCCTCCCCGTCTCCTCGTCCAGGCTCAGAGGAAGCCCTGCCACCGGCTCCAGATCGACCACCGCCTGTCCACCTCCCGTCGCTGCTCCGCCGCGCCCGGCGGGCCTCTCCCCGGGGCCCGCTCCGCGCATCAGCAGTCGATGATCCGGCTGGCGGCGCGGCTGAGCCGCTCGGCCACGGCCAAGCCCAGCCCCTCGGCCGGCGGCGCCTCGGCCACGATGGCCGCCGCGCCCGTCCGCTCCGCCTCCCGCAACGCCCGGAAGAGCCTGGTCGCCCAGGCGGACGGGTCGGCCCGCGGGCCGAGGTCGAGGCGAAAGTCGGCATCATAGTATCCCATGCTCTCCCGCGGGGCGATGACGGCCACCCGGCCGCCGCCGGTCCGCAGCCTCCGGATCAGCTCCGCCGTCGTCTCCCGTACCCTCGCCTCCTCGCCCCGGACCAGGTAGAGCGGCACCCGCGGCGCGTAATGCCGGTACTTCATCCCGGGCGCCCGGGGGCGGAAGCTACCTGCCTCGGTCTCCGCGTCGCGCCCCGCCGCGGGGCTCCCGTCCCGGCCCAGCTGGCGCAGGATGGCGCGGTCGATCTCCAGGCCGGGCAACCAGCGCCGCAGCTCCTCGACCGCCAGGCCGCCCACGCGCAGCACCAGAGGCGGGCTGCCGGTCAGGTCGACCACCGTGGACTCCACGCCGATGCGGCAGGGGCCGCCGTCCAGCACGGCGTCGATCCGGCCGTCCAGGTCGGCCAGCACGTCCTCGGCCGTGGTGGGGCTGGGCCGGCCGGAACGGTTGGCGCTGGGCGCGGCCACCGGCCGTCCCGTCGCCCGCAGGAGCGCCCGGGCCACCGGGTGGTCGGGCATCCGAACCCCCACCGTCTCCAGGCCCGCCGTCACCTCGTCCGCCACCGCCGCCTTCCTGGGCAGAACCAGCGTCAGCGGCCCCGGCCAGAAGCGCCGCGCCAGCTCCAGCGCCGTCTCCGTCGGCTCGGCCGCCTCGCCGAGCGCCTCCAGGTCGGCCACGTGGACGATCAGAGGGTTGTCCGAGGGGCGCCCCTTGGCGGCGAAGATGGCGCGCACCGCCTCCGGATTGGTGGCGTCCGCTCCCAGCCCGTAGACGGTCTCGGTCGGGAAGGCCACCAGGCCGCCGCGGCGGAGGATGGACGCGGCCAGCCGGATCTCCTCTTCGTTTCGCCCGGAAAGGCGTCGCGTCTCCACCCGCTCACCCCCGTCCCCGTCCCGCTCCCTCACCGCCGGCCGCCGCGGGCAGCGCCGGACCGCCGGGCAGCCAGCGCGCCTCCACCCAGCGCGGCCGCCCGGCCAGATCCGCGCGTACCCGGACCTCCCGGTACCCGAGCCGGCCGACTGCGTCCGCCAGGCGCCAGGCGCCCGTCTCCCCCGACTCCATCACGAGGAAGGCCCCGGCCGCCAGCCACGGGCGGACGGCCGCCGCCCAGCGGCGGCCCGGGCCGATCCCGCCTTCGCCCGCGAGGAGGGCCCGTCGCGGCTCGCGGCGGACCTCCGGCGGCAGCTCGACCACCTCCGCCGGAGGCACGTACGGCGGGTTGGCCACGACCAGCGCCAGAAAGCGCGCCCGCTTTCCTCCCCGCCACCGGCCGCCGGCCCACCTGCAGGAGGGCCCGCCCGGGCGTCCGCGCACGAGGCCCGCCAGCCCTCGCGCCGCGTCCCCACCCAGGAAGCGCACCCGCCGGGCCACCCCGGACCGCTCCGCGTTCATCCGGGCGACGGCCAGCGCGCCCGGCTCCGACTCCAGGGCCAGCACCCGCACCCGCGGCCCGCCGCGCAGGGCGAGCCCCACCGCCAGCGCGCCGCTTCCCGTTCCCAGGTCGAGCATCCAGCGGAATCCGTCCACCGCAGGCGCCCGCTGCGCCAGCTCCAGTGCCCTCTCGAGGAGCAGCTCGGTCTCCGGCCGCGGCACCAGCACCTGCCGGTTGACGCGAAGGGGAAAGCCCGCCCATTCGAGCCGTCCCACCAGCACCTGGAGCGGCTCGCCCGCCCGGCGCCGCTCCACGCGTTGCAGCACCGCCGATTCCCAAGCCCGGGGCAGCTCCGCCTCCGGATGGGCCAGCAGCCGCTCCACCGGCCACCCGCTGACGGACTGGAGCAGGAGGCGCGCCTCCAGCGCGGGCGCCTCGCTCCCCGCTTCGGCGAGCCTGCGGCGGGCCTGCAGCAGGAGCTCTCCCACCTTCACCCCCCGCGGTCCGCGCATCCGGCGTCGCCTCCACCCCGCGGGGCTCAGCGGAGCGCCTTCAGCCGCTCCGCGGTGAAATGCTCGACCAGCGGATCGATCAACGGGTCGAGGTCGCCGTCCAGGACGTCTTCCAGCCGGTAGAGCGTCAGGTTGATCCGGTGGTCGGTCACCCGCGACTGGGGGAAGTTGTACGTGCGGATCTTCTCGCTCCGCTCGCCGGTCCCCACCTGGGCGCGCCGCTCCGCCGCCTCGCGGCCGGCCTTCTCGCTCTCCTTCAGGTCAAGGAGCCGTGCGCGCAGGATCCGCAGCGCCCGCACCTTGTTCTTGTACTGGGAGCGCTCGTCCTGGCAGGTGACCACGATGCCGGTGGGCTTGTGGATCACCCGGATGGCCGTCTCCA
Proteins encoded:
- a CDS encoding MazG-like family protein, whose protein sequence is METKTIALPRLNNLRPTLESTALKLMEEAGELSQAIGKYRAMSGEQERRDSLEVARAISEELLDVAQTAVTMMFVLEDEMGVDIDQSLARHVEKLIRKGYLRLDERPGAGT
- the rpiB gene encoding ribose 5-phosphate isomerase B, whose product is MKVALGADHGGFRLKEAVRHWLEQAGHQVVDFGTDSEEACDYPDIARPVAEAVARGQVDRAVLVCGTGIGMSITANKVPGVRAALCHDAYTARLSREHNDANVLCLGGRVLGPGVAEEIVGIWMSASFAGGRHARRVAKVDELDASREASR
- a CDS encoding HemK/PrmC family methyltransferase → MRGPRGVKVGELLLQARRRLAEAGSEAPALEARLLLQSVSGWPVERLLAHPEAELPRAWESAVLQRVERRRAGEPLQVLVGRLEWAGFPLRVNRQVLVPRPETELLLERALELAQRAPAVDGFRWMLDLGTGSGALAVGLALRGGPRVRVLALESEPGALAVARMNAERSGVARRVRFLGGDAARGLAGLVRGRPGGPSCRWAGGRWRGGKRARFLALVVANPPYVPPAEVVELPPEVRREPRRALLAGEGGIGPGRRWAAAVRPWLAAGAFLVMESGETGAWRLADAVGRLGYREVRVRADLAGRPRWVEARWLPGGPALPAAAGGEGAGRGRG
- a CDS encoding MraY family glycosyltransferase; the encoded protein is MQAVPLGDLLNQRFWIVLVVAFAVSLGATPLMRRLALATGALDRPNRRSVHTQPVPYLGGLAIGLAVILSLVAGGHAQDPLFRGFIAGGVLILLVGLIDDLFRMPAWLKLLCQVGVALVTVTWGGLRITYLKDPFGADFWHLGWWGAPLTMVWLVAVMNVINLADGLDGLAAGITAIVSGTMLLGAIQSHQEPVAVMGAAALMGATLGFLPYNFPPAKIFMGDAGALFLGFTLATTAVQGMAKGAAAVALAVPTLALGVPILDTAFAIVRRARRHQSIGTADRDHLHHRLLAMGLSQREAVLLLYMVTGWLGVGAIAISEATLWVGFFIFAFLAISLVYAARTFGLLETTDRKAAGAGQASDPSGTRAETAPRGPAPVGKPAGTRAGVPPHHQAGL
- a CDS encoding low molecular weight protein arginine phosphatase: MSDRPRLHLLVLCDGNTCRSPMAEALIRRRAGGEGLEVRSAGLHAVEGAPAASLTREVLPEAREELERHRSRPVTAELADWADLVLTMTRRQRDEFRRRFPEAGERCFVLAEYANPDGWRAAEEEGVVETLEVADPVGADVSLYRGVAAQLRRLSERLVERLESEGRSSS
- a CDS encoding L-threonylcarbamoyladenylate synthase; the protein is METRRLSGRNEEEIRLAASILRRGGLVAFPTETVYGLGADATNPEAVRAIFAAKGRPSDNPLIVHVADLEALGEAAEPTETALELARRFWPGPLTLVLPRKAAVADEVTAGLETVGVRMPDHPVARALLRATGRPVAAPSANRSGRPSPTTAEDVLADLDGRIDAVLDGGPCRIGVESTVVDLTGSPPLVLRVGGLAVEELRRWLPGLEIDRAILRQLGRDGSPAAGRDAETEAGSFRPRAPGMKYRHYAPRVPLYLVRGEEARVRETTAELIRRLRTGGGRVAVIAPRESMGYYDADFRLDLGPRADPSAWATRLFRALREAERTGAAAIVAEAPPAEGLGLAVAERLSRAASRIIDC
- the wecB gene encoding UDP-N-acetylglucosamine 2-epimerase (non-hydrolyzing), translated to MPAERERREKRVVCIFGTRPEAIKMAPVVRALSGRPGLDVRVLLTAQHRELLDQVMEQFGLTADADLGLMQPGQPLEELTSRALLRLHAELGRWDPDLVLVHGDTTTTLAGALAAFYRRIPVGHVEAGLRSFRLDAPFPEEANRLLTDHLSSLHFAPTARARENLLREGIAPEGILVTGNTAIDALLWTVEHPAADEIAAAGKLSDGWQGRLVLAETHRRESWDGAIEEVARAVADSAQAHPDVLVLYSVHPNPIVQEAVRRGTAGRQRVRLIEPQPYGVWAQLMRRAHVIVTDSGGIQEEAPSLHTPVVLARQVSERPEGVEAGTVHLAGNDYPGIRRVLDRLLADPEAWRRSAEASNPFGDGRAAERIAQGVEWKLLGTTERPADFRTGS
- a CDS encoding glucose-6-phosphate isomerase family protein, translating into MVDLEPVAGLPLSLDEETGRLSFGPGVRPVEPDVRRLEAMREVLRDPRAGGPEELYFMYRGLARDEEAERIRAAGVRYDVTVLVDARLGQEPVKTYGHYHPLPPGGRLAYPEVYQVLYGRAHFLLQKRGAGDDELEDVVIVDAGPGDVVVMPPGYGHVTINPGPGPLAMANWVDASFASDYRPYARAHGAAYYELEEDGEMEWVENPHYTRLPDPRALPPRDLRALGLEQGRPMYPLGAADPGRIAWLSRPDERREALLTLTRDAGQPG